GCTGGCACTTTCCGGAGCAATGGCCAGGATAAAAAATATCCCGAATAAGGCTCCGAATAAATGCGCGTCATGGTTGATCGCATCGTCCTGATTTTTGCCTTTAAAATAAGAATATAGCAAAAAGAGAATCCCCAAAATAAACCCTGGAAGGCATAGAATACCAAACAGGCAGATGTCTGACAAGGGCATGATGATGATGCTTGCAAACACGGTAGCTGCAGTGCCTCCTGATGCCCCTAGAGCTCTGTAGTAGCTGTTGTCTTTATTTTTGAAATAGGTCGGAAGATCTGAAATTATGATCGCCAAAATATAGAAAAACACGAATACAACACCTCCTAAGATGGACCCAAATTTATAGCTCAACACTTGCTCCACCACGCCCCCAAAGAAGTAGAAGGTGAACATGTTGAAGAATAAGTGGATATAGTCTTTGTGAATAAAACCCGAGGTGACAAATCTGTCCCATTCCTGATTCCTTTTGATTTTGTAAGGGGTAAACATCCAGCGTTCTAGGAATGCAGGGTTGTTGATACCGTAAAAACTAGTAATGGCAGTCAGGATGATGATGACTACAGTAATGGATAAATTCATGGATTATTTTTCTCGATGGATCAGCTCCTCAGTGATTTGTCGGAGTTCCAGGTAGTAGTCTTCATTGTTGTATTTGATGGTGTCGAGCTGCGCAAATCCCTCTTCGAAGAATGAGTTCATTTTTGTTTCAGTCAGTTTGCGGATTCCCAGCCTTTCATAGATGCCTTTTATAGCTGCTACTTTTTCCTCCTTGTCAAATTGCGATTTGTCCAGCCAGTGATTCAGTAACCTGGCTTCCTCGCCGGTAGCTAGTTCCAAAGCTTTGATCAGTAAGAAGGTTTTTTTATTGGAAATGATATCTCCACCTACCTGTTTGCCAAATTTTTCCTGATCTGCAAATACATCCAGCAGGTCATCTTTGAGCTGAAATCCTACGCCTACATTTACTCCAAAATCATAGAGTTTTTGGGCATCTTGCTCTTCGGCTCCTGCTAAAGTGGCTCCTAGCTTTAGGGCAAAACCTAATAAAACAGCGGTTTTGAGACGAATCATGGTCAGGTAATCGGCTTCATTGACATGTCTTTCAGATTCGAAATTCATATCTAGCTGCTGGCCTTCACAAACCTCAGAGGCTGTTTTGTTAAAGGACTTAAGGATTACTTGGAGATGCTCGGGGCCTGTAGCCAGCAATAAGTCGTATGCCTTGACCAGCATCACGTCCCCGGAGAGAATGGCGATATTCCGATTCCACTTCACATGGACAGCATCTCTGCCTCTACGCAGCGGGGCATTGTCCATGATGTCATCATGCATCAGTGTGAAATTGTGAAAGACTTCTACCGCCGCTGCTTGGCTTAGGATTTGATCCGGCTTATCTGCGTAGATACCATAGGCTAGCAAACTGAGCAGAGGCCTGATTCTCTTGCCGTCTAAGCCTAAAATATAGGTAATGGGATCATAAAGTTCTTTGGGGTTGTTACCCATCCCGATTTCCTCTGGGAGGTTTTGGATAAAGGTCTCTAGTTTACCTAACAGCGCGGGCGCGTGGCTTCTTTTTGTCATTATCAGCAAATTCCAAATCTATAGTTCTACGGTCAATATCTGTGTTAACTACTCTGACCACCACTTTGTCTCCCAAAGTGATCATTTTTTTTGTTTTCGATCCGATCAGTCTCATGTTTTTCTGATCAAAATCATAGTAATCGTCATCCATGTCCTGTACTCGGATCATGCCTTCACACTTTGTTTCGGTGATCTCTACGAATACGCCCCATTCTGTAACTCCTGCTACTATTCCCTCGTAATCTTTGTCTTCGGCTAGAGACATGAATTCTACTTGCTTGTACTTGATGGAGGCTCTTTCTGCATCGGATGCACGTTTTTCACGTTCCGATGAATGAACACATTTTTGCTCCCAAGCTTCCGGGTCTGGAGACTTTCCACCTTCCAAATATAACTCAAGTAGTCGGTGAACCATCATGTCAGGGTATCTTCTGATCGGTGAAGTGAAGTGGGAATAGTGCGGAAAAGCCAAACCGAAGTGCCCTTTCGGCTCTGTGGTGTATTTCGCTTTGGCCATACTTCTTATCGCCAGCTGTTCCAAAACATTCTGCTCTGGTTTGCCCTGGATCTCATCCATCAGTTTGTTTAAGGCTGTGGAAATCGTCCTTTCATTTTCTATTTCAAATGGGTGCCCAAAGCGCTTTGCAAAGCCTGAAAAGGTCTCCAATCTCTCCATGTCAG
This genomic window from Algoriphagus sp. TR-M9 contains:
- a CDS encoding polyprenyl synthetase family protein; its protein translation is MTKRSHAPALLGKLETFIQNLPEEIGMGNNPKELYDPITYILGLDGKRIRPLLSLLAYGIYADKPDQILSQAAAVEVFHNFTLMHDDIMDNAPLRRGRDAVHVKWNRNIAILSGDVMLVKAYDLLLATGPEHLQVILKSFNKTASEVCEGQQLDMNFESERHVNEADYLTMIRLKTAVLLGFALKLGATLAGAEEQDAQKLYDFGVNVGVGFQLKDDLLDVFADQEKFGKQVGGDIISNKKTFLLIKALELATGEEARLLNHWLDKSQFDKEEKVAAIKGIYERLGIRKLTETKMNSFFEEGFAQLDTIKYNNEDYYLELRQITEELIHREK
- a CDS encoding rhomboid family intramembrane serine protease; its protein translation is MNLSITVVIIILTAITSFYGINNPAFLERWMFTPYKIKRNQEWDRFVTSGFIHKDYIHLFFNMFTFYFFGGVVEQVLSYKFGSILGGVVFVFFYILAIIISDLPTYFKNKDNSYYRALGASGGTAATVFASIIIMPLSDICLFGILCLPGFILGILFLLYSYFKGKNQDDAINHDAHLFGALFGIFFILAIAPESASSFLNQILSYKPF